A window from Sceloporus undulatus isolate JIND9_A2432 ecotype Alabama chromosome 8, SceUnd_v1.1, whole genome shotgun sequence encodes these proteins:
- the ROGDI gene encoding protein rogdi homolog isoform X1 yields the protein MRMAALASAAERAVLQEEFKWLLREEVHTVLRQLQDILKEASHRFTLPVSGSEGPIKQENFILGTSNADQVKGVLTLQGDALSQADINLKMPRNNQLLHFAFRDDKQWKLQQIQDARNHVNQAIYLLTNRSANYQFKTGCEVIKLMDAVMLQLTRARNRLTTPATLTLPEIASSGLTKMFTPGLPADILVNFYINLNKLCLTVYQLHALQPSSTKNFRPAGGSILHNPGAMFEFNNQRYEVSHVHKVECVVPWLNDALVFFTVSLQLCQQLKDKVISSKMYVCLDFISVAKRRM from the exons ATGAGGATGGCGGCGCTGGCGAGCGCGGCGGAGAGGGCTGTCCTG CAAGAAGAATTCAAATGGCTCTTACGGGAGGAGGTTCACACTGTCCTTCGGCAACTACAAGATATCCTGaag GAGGCTTCTCATCGGTTCACTTTGCCTGTGAGTGGCTCAGAGGGACCCATCAAACAGGAGAACTTTATTCTGGGTACTTCAAA TGCTGACCAAGTGAAAGGAGTCCTGACACTTCAGGGAGATGCCCTGTCCCAGGCA GATATTAACTTGAAAATGCCCAGGAATAACCAGCTCCTGCACTTTGCATTCCGGGATGACAAGCAGTGGAAACTGCAGCAG ATTCAGGATGCAAGGAATCATGTCAACCAAGCAATCTACTTACTCACTAACAGAAGTGCTAATTACCAGTTCAAGACGGGATGTGAGGTCATCAAG CTGATGGATGCAGTGATGTTACAGTTGACAAGAGCTCGAAATCGGCTCACCACGCCAGCTACTTTGACGCTCCCAGAAATTGCATCTAGCGGCCTCACG aaGATGTTCACTCCTGGTCTGCCTGCAGATATCTTGGTGAATTTCTACATCAACCTGAACAAGCTGTGCTTGACAGTCTACCAGTTACATGCACTGCAGCCCAGTTCCACAAAG AACTTTAGGCCTGCTGGAGGGTCCATTCTCCACAACCCAGGGGCCATGTT TGAGTTCAACAACCAAAGATATGAAGTCAGCCATGTTCATAAGGTGGAGTGTGTTGTACCTTGGTTGAACGATGCCCTCGTTTTCTTCACAGTATCTCTGCAGCTCTGCCAGCAGCTAAAGGATAAG GTGATCAGTTCGAAGATGTACGTATGTTTGGATTTTATATCTGTTGCTAAAAGAAGAATGTAA
- the ROGDI gene encoding protein rogdi homolog isoform X2 — protein MRMAALASAAERAVLQEEFKWLLREEVHTVLRQLQDILKEASHRFTLPVSGSEGPIKQENFILGTSNADQVKGVLTLQGDALSQADINLKMPRNNQLLHFAFRDDKQWKLQQIQDARNHVNQAIYLLTNRSANYQFKTGCEVIKLMDAVMLQLTRARNRLTTPATLTLPEIASSGLTKMFTPGLPADILVNFYINLNKLCLTVYQLHALQPSSTKNFRPAGGSILHNPGAMFEFNNQRYEVSHVHKVECVVPWLNDALVFFTVSLQLCQQLKDKINVFSGYWNYKLY, from the exons ATGAGGATGGCGGCGCTGGCGAGCGCGGCGGAGAGGGCTGTCCTG CAAGAAGAATTCAAATGGCTCTTACGGGAGGAGGTTCACACTGTCCTTCGGCAACTACAAGATATCCTGaag GAGGCTTCTCATCGGTTCACTTTGCCTGTGAGTGGCTCAGAGGGACCCATCAAACAGGAGAACTTTATTCTGGGTACTTCAAA TGCTGACCAAGTGAAAGGAGTCCTGACACTTCAGGGAGATGCCCTGTCCCAGGCA GATATTAACTTGAAAATGCCCAGGAATAACCAGCTCCTGCACTTTGCATTCCGGGATGACAAGCAGTGGAAACTGCAGCAG ATTCAGGATGCAAGGAATCATGTCAACCAAGCAATCTACTTACTCACTAACAGAAGTGCTAATTACCAGTTCAAGACGGGATGTGAGGTCATCAAG CTGATGGATGCAGTGATGTTACAGTTGACAAGAGCTCGAAATCGGCTCACCACGCCAGCTACTTTGACGCTCCCAGAAATTGCATCTAGCGGCCTCACG aaGATGTTCACTCCTGGTCTGCCTGCAGATATCTTGGTGAATTTCTACATCAACCTGAACAAGCTGTGCTTGACAGTCTACCAGTTACATGCACTGCAGCCCAGTTCCACAAAG AACTTTAGGCCTGCTGGAGGGTCCATTCTCCACAACCCAGGGGCCATGTT TGAGTTCAACAACCAAAGATATGAAGTCAGCCATGTTCATAAGGTGGAGTGTGTTGTACCTTGGTTGAACGATGCCCTCGTTTTCTTCACAGTATCTCTGCAGCTCTGCCAGCAGCTAAAGGATAAG atCAATGTATTTTCTGGCTACTGGAATTACAAGCTGTACTAA
- the SMIM22 gene encoding small integral membrane protein 22, with product MATPSKDFGQELSDQVNDVLSRLASKEMFQSTWDIVAFAIFFTFIGMVLLMALLVLIRCFCCCCDCDSPRSKYNKVPKRKVGIDNKGMEP from the exons ATGGCTACTCCAAGCAAAGATTTTGGCCAAGAGCTAAGTGACCAGGTCAATGATGTCCTGAGTCGACTGGCAAGCAAGGAGATGTTTCAGTCCACCTGGGACATTGTGGCATTTGCCATTTTCTTTACCTTCATTG GCATGGTTCTCCTGATGGCCCTTCTGGTTCTTATccgctgcttttgctgctgctgcgaTTGCGACTCTCCTCGATCAAAGTACAACAAG GTTCCTAAAAGAAAAGTCGGCATTGATAACAAGGGCATGGAGCCATAG